One part of the Amphiprion ocellaris isolate individual 3 ecotype Okinawa chromosome 24, ASM2253959v1, whole genome shotgun sequence genome encodes these proteins:
- the LOC111581154 gene encoding sodium/hydrogen exchanger 2-like, whose product MFQESFEPKSVEMGRLPCLLLVLVLCWSFGRCELQDEKPPSSSIPTVKPLHDELNQPQAFPEEQRANLPVFTMDYPRIQVPFEFTLWVLLASFAKIGFHIYHKITIWIPESCLLISIGLVVGAIMHSVKEEPPAVLSSNVFFLYMLPPIVLDNGYFMPTRPFFENVGTVLWYAVVGTLWNSVGIGLSLFAICQIEAFGVQDINLQENLLFASIISAVDPVAALNVFEDIGVNEQLYIVIFGEGLFNDAVTVVLYSMFSFLADLPVVESVDVFLGVARFFVVGVGGVLFGLLFGFVAAFTTRFTHNVRQIEPLFVFMYSYLAYLVAELFAISSVLAIITCAITMKYYVEENVSQRSCTTIRHVVKMLATVSETLIFFFLGVVTITTEHEWSWAYVLFTLLFAFVWRGIGMLVLTQIINPFRTIQFNFKDQFGLAYGGLRGAICFALVFTLPDNINRRNLFVTASIAIIIFTVFIQGISIRPIVEYINIRRTNKDLNTINVEVHTRMMEHVVCGIEDLCGQWSHYYWKDKFKKFNDKVLRRILLRDNRAESSIVSLYKKLELQNAIDLLDTPMGDLSAAPSIISLHDEKKEAARPKKKFLAADVRKMHDILSKNMYKIRHKTIAYTNKYNLPDNSRAREILIRRHASIRRSLRPGSFRELGEQNIPRSQKYYSLQPGGDLESAFGLRRRSHAGDEVDRVSARLQASGVSPRSSSRSLVPMRRLNTIQEQGGSGKNVVDQEASGGRSGSSLRGRKAPVPAPRRRSSDREDDSEPPGRGEEALNPPQLPPASRWVPEDRDPREDEAGNPLLRHSSQTSGGSARL is encoded by the exons ATGTTTCAGGAGAGTTTTGAGCCTAAATCAGTGGAAATGGGGAGACTTCCCTGCCTCCTTCTTGTCCTTGTGCTCTGCTGGAGTTTTGGGAGATGTGAGCTCCAGGATGAGAAGCCTCCGTCCAGCAGCATCCCCACCGTCAAGCCTCTCCACGATGAGCTCAACCAGCCCCAGGCCTTCCCTGAGGAGCAGAGGGCCAACCTGCCCGTCTTCACCATGGACTATCCCCGGATCCAGGTGCCCTTTGAGTTCACGCTCTGGGTGCTGCTCGCCTCCTTCGCCAAGATCG GTTTCCACATCTACCATAAGATCACCATCTGGATCCCAGAGTCGTGTCTGCTGATCTCCATCGGTCTGGTGGTTGGAGCCATCATGCACTCAGTGAAGGAGGAGCCTCCGGCGGTGCTCAGCTCCAACGTCTTCTTCCTCTACATGCTGCCGCCCATCGTGCTGGACAACGGCTACTTCATGCCCACGCGGCCGTTCTTCGAGAACGTGGGCACCGTGCTGTGGTACGCCGTGGTGGGAACCCTGTGGAACAGCGTCGGCATCGGGCTCTCGCTCTTCGCCATCTGTCAGATCGAGGCGTTCGGGGTTCAGGACATCAACCTGCAG GAGAACCTGCTGTTCGCCTCCATCATCTCGGCTGTGGATCCTGTCGCTGCTCTCAACGTGTTCGAGGACATCGGAGTCAACGAGCAGCTTTACATCGTCATTTTTGGAGAAGGACTCTTCAACGATGCCGTCACTGTG GTTCTCTACAGCATGTTCTCCTTCCTGGCCGACCTGCCGGTGGTCGAGTCCGTCGATGTTTTCCTGGGAGTCGCTCGCTTCTTCGTTGTGGGGGTCGGTGGCGTCCTCTTCGGCCTCCTGTTCGGCTTCGTGGCAGCGTTCACGACACGTTTCACCCACAACGTCCGTCAGATCGAGCCGCTGTTCGTCTTCATGTACAGCTACCTGGCCTACCTGGTGGCCGAGCTGTTCGCCATCTCCAGCGTCTTGGC TATCATAACGTGTGCCATCACCATGAAGTACtacgtggaggagaacgtgtCCCAGAGATCCTGCACCACCATCCGTCACGTGGTCAAGATGTTAGCGACCGTCTCCGAGACgctcatcttcttcttcctggGTGTGGTTACCATAACGACGGAGCACGAGTGGAGCTGGGCCTACGTCCTGTTCACGCTGCTGTTCGCCTTCGTCTGGAGGGGAATCG GGATGCTGGTTCTCACTCAGATCATCAACCCGTTTCGAACCATCCAGTTCAACTTCAAGGACCAGTTTGGTTTGGCCTACGGAGGCCTGCGAGGGGCAATCTGCTTCGCCCTGGTCTTCACTTTACCCGACAACATCAACAGGAGGAACCTGTTCGTCACGGCCTCCATCgccatcatcatcttcaccgTCTTCATCCAG GGAATCAGCATCCGTCCCATCGTGGAGTACATAAACATCAGGAGGACCAACAAAGACCTGAACACCATCAACGTGGAGGTCCACACCAGG ATGATGGAACACGTCGTTTGTGGCATCGAGGACCTGTGTGGTCAGTGGAGTCACTACTACTGGAAAGACAA GTTCAAGAAGTTCAACGATAAAGTTCTGAGGCGGATTCTGCTGCGAGACAACCGAGCCGAGTCCAGCATCGTGTCTCTCTATAAGAAGCTGGAGCTGCAGAACGCCATCGACTTACTGGATACGCCGATGGGAGATCTGAGCGCAGCGCCATCTATCATCTCTCTGCA CGACGAGAAGAAGGAGGCGGCTCGGCCCAAGAAGAAGTTCTTGGCCGCTGACGTGAGGAAAATGCACGACATCCTGTCAAAGAACATGTACAAGATCCGACACAAG acAATAGCCTACACCAACAAATATAATCTACCTGACAACAGTCGAGCCAGGGAGATTCTGATTCGCCGCCATGCAAGCATCAGACGCAGCCTTCGACCTGGAAGTTTCCGAGAGCTG GGAGAACAGAACATCCCCAGATCTCAGAAGTATTACTCCCTCCAGCCTGGAGGAGACCTGGAGTCTGCGTTCGGCCTCAGAAGACGAAGTCACG CCGGTGATGAGGTGGATCGAGTCTCGGCTCGCCTCCAGGCCTCCGGTGTGTCTCCACGCTCCTCCTCCCGCTCTCTGGTGCCCATGAGGAGGCTGAACACCATCCAGGAACAGGGGGGTTCGGGGAAGAACGTTGTGGACCAGGAGGCCTCTGGAGGTCGGTCCGGTTCCAGCCTCAGAGGCAGGAAAGCTCCGGTTCCTGCACCCAGGAGACGCAGCTCGGATCGGGAAGACGACTCTGAACCTCCAGGAAGAGGGGAGGAAGCGCTGAATCCTCCCCAGCTGCCTCCTGCTTCACGCTGGGTACCCGAGGACAGAGACCCCCGAGAAGATGAGGCAGGAAACCCACTGCTGAGACACTCATCACAGACATCTGGAGGCTCCGCCAGGTTATGA